A genomic region of Nymphaea colorata isolate Beijing-Zhang1983 chromosome 2, ASM883128v2, whole genome shotgun sequence contains the following coding sequences:
- the LOC116246955 gene encoding HMG1/2-like protein: MKGGKAKAETAKKADNKLGTKRKASGSDRVGKRAAKKGKDPNKPKRPPSAFFVFMEEFRKQFQEKNPNNKSVATVGKAAGDKWKSMSESDKAPYAAKAAKRKAEYEKSMAAYNKKQAGGSENEEESDKSKSEVNDDEDESGEEEEEE; encoded by the exons ATGAAAGGAGGGAAGGCGAAGGCCGAAACGGCCAAAAAAGCTGATAACAA gcTGGGAACGAAGAGGAAGGCCTCTGGGAGTGACCGAGTTGGGAAGAGAGCTGCTAAGAAAGGGAAGGACCCTAACAAGCCGAAGCGGCCGCCTAGCGCCTTCTTCGTCTTTAT GGAAGAGTTCAGGAAGCAGTTTCAGGAGAAAAACCCGAACAACAAGTCCGTCGCCACG GTGGGAAAGGCTGCTGGAGATAAGTGGAAGTCGATGTCTGAATCT GACAAGGCACCCTATGCAGCGAAAGCAGCTAAGAGGAAGGCCGAGTACGAGAAGAGTATGGCAGCCTATAACAAAAAGCAG GCTGGTGGTTCTGAAAATGAGGAGGAATCTGACAAGTCGAAGTCCGAAGTGAACGATGATGAAGACGAAAGCGGAGAG gaggaagaggaagaatga
- the LOC116247872 gene encoding uncharacterized protein LOC116247872: MGSPGKCILVTGPPGIGKTTLVMRVVERLRTALPDLKVQGFYTREIRQGSERVGFEVVTLQGQRGLLASTTTTRQATKVPTVGKYKVDISSFESLALPELQVKEETDLFVIDEVGKMELFSSSFFPAVLQVLESNIPILASIPIPKFGRDIPEVARLRNHPNASVYTLNVGNRDSIKDEVVAKLMNLLNK, translated from the exons ATGGGGAGCCCGGGAAAGTGCATACTGGTGACGGGGCCTCCT GGAATTGGGAAGACCACTCTAGTGATGAGAGTTGTGGAGCGCCTCAGAACCGCGCTGCCCGATTTAAAAGTACAAGGTTTCTATACGC GTGAGATAAGGCAAGGCTCTGAAAGAGTAGGTTTTGAGGTGGTCACATTGCAAGGCCAGCGAGGACTTTTGGCATCAACTACAACTACAAG ACAGGCAACCAAGGTGCCAACTGTTGGGAAATATAAAGTTGATATATCATCATTTGAATCATTGGCCTTGCCTGAGCTACAG GTCAAAGAAGAAACAGATCTGTTTGTCATTGATGAGGTTGGCAAAATGGAGCTATTCAGCTCATCCTTTTTTCCTGCAGTTCTGCAAGTTCTTGAGTCGAATATCCCAATCTTAGCATCCATTCCCATACCAAAATTTGGTCGTGATATACCTGAAG TTGCAAGGTTGAGAAATCATCCAAATGCATCAGTATACACGCTGAATGTTGGAAACAGAGATTCAATTAAAGATGAAGTGGTAGCCAAGCTAATGAATTTGTTGAACAAGTAG
- the LOC116247871 gene encoding uncharacterized protein LOC116247871 — MPPHMSPSRFSSSQVKRGCRHPPKFGQKNNGDFLELLLTNPSNRMHKDFMNSQNRPACRTDVCHFRHSPKILAHAYSSSISSGLNHWFKNWNQLRKSKLTASTFGGAVGFWRGRRVQLWLEKLGLIEPFHGNLATCWSNIQEVVALERYKLITGNCLLYPEFRIYNEDDPADDWLAASPDGVIEPNYYRFHDSGILEVKCPFFGGQVEKALPWVRIPPYYMPQAQGLMEILDKNWLDFYVWTPNGSSLFRIERNGEYWQLLKSALADFWWGHVVPAKELCSGNPMAADLRLLKPAPKHELCQTIVQESIRLADEAQLLVREIHGKVRHRV; from the coding sequence ATGCCCCCACATATGAGTCCTTCGAGATTTTCTAGCTCTCAAGTAAAACGTGGTTGTAGACATCCCCCTAAGTTTGGCCAGAAAAATAATGGTGACTTTCTCGAGCTACTTCTGACAAACCCATCTAACAGAATGCATAAAGATTTCATGAACAGTCAGAATCGTCCTGCTTGCCGAACagatgtttgtcattttcgtCACTCTCCGAAAATACTAGCCCATGCATATAGTTCTAGTATTAGCAGTGGGCTAAATCATTGGTTTAAAAACTGGAATCAGCTTAGGAAGTCCAAGCTAACAGCAAGCACCTTTGGTGGAGCAGTTGGGTTCTGGCGTGGGCGTAGAGTTCAGCTTTGGTTGGAGAAACTTGGACTCATTGAGCCTTTCCATGGCAACCTTGCAACTTGCTGGAGCAATATCCAAGAAGTTGTTGCACTTGAAAGGTACAAACTGATCACGGGGAACTGCCTCTTATACCCTGAGTTTAGAATCTATAATGAAGATGATCCAGCTGATGACTGGTTAGCTGCCTCTCCAGATGGAGTCATTGAGCCAAATTACTACAGATTCCATGATAGTGGGATTTTAGAAGTTAAGTGCCCATTCTTTGGGGGACAAGTGGAGAAGGCGTTGCCATGGGTACGCATCCCACCGTACTATATGCCTCAAGCACAAGGGCTTATGGAGATTTTGGATAAAAATTGGTTGGATTTTTATGTGTGGACTCCAAATGGTAGCAGTTTATTTAGAATAGAAAGAAATGGTGAATATTGGCAGCTTCTTAAGTCTGCCCTTGCTGATTTTTGGTGGGGCCATGTTGTGCCTGCAAAAGAACTTTGCAGTGGAAATCCTATGGCTGCAGACCTCAGGTTGCTCAAGCCAGCACCCAAGCATGAACTCTGCCAGACTATTGTTCAGGAGAGCATTCGTTTAGCTGATGAGGCACAGTTACTTGTACGAGAAATTCATGGAAAAGTGCGGCACAGAGTGTGA